A stretch of the Candidatus Methylomirabilota bacterium genome encodes the following:
- a CDS encoding 6-carboxytetrahydropterin synthase, which yields MGQFSIRVEKENFTFAAAHFLLFHDGACERVHGHNYRAWIELSGTLEENDYVLDFLAIKPILKTICDRLDHRVLLPKDNPHLKIDEVEGSIEARYRNFRYCFPVADVVLLPIRNTSAELLAHYICKEFKQEVNRRFRTAHLDVIRVGVEESFGQAAVYEERY from the coding sequence ATGGGGCAGTTCAGTATCCGGGTGGAAAAAGAAAACTTTACCTTTGCCGCAGCGCACTTCCTGCTCTTCCACGATGGAGCGTGTGAGCGGGTCCACGGACACAACTACCGGGCATGGATCGAGCTTTCGGGAACCCTCGAGGAAAACGATTACGTGTTGGACTTCCTCGCGATCAAACCGATCCTGAAGACGATCTGTGATCGTCTGGACCATCGAGTGCTGCTGCCCAAGGACAACCCCCACCTCAAGATCGATGAGGTCGAGGGGTCGATCGAGGCGCGATACCGCAATTTCCGCTATTGCTTTCCCGTTGCGGATGTGGTCCTCCTCCCTATCCGCAACACCTCCGCGGAACTGCTCGCCCACTATATTTGCAAGGAATTCAAGCAAGAGGTCAACCGACGGTTCCGGACCGCCCATCTCGACGTCATCCGTGTGGGAGTCGAGGAATCGTTTGGCCAAGCTGCGGTCTACGAAGAGCGCTACTAG
- a CDS encoding ATP-grasp domain-containing protein — translation MRILITGVSARAIAESAYRAGWAEKVLTVDYFGDLDLKRLCENYSLRRDGRSRYSVARLLTTCDRFRWDAVVYTANLENYPSAVERLAAAGRLLGNGPRTLAEVRDPKKFLNCLEHAGVTIPRTALSSQAPALSGVVLEKPRKGGGGHGIAMVSSGVGKRRGAYLQEYVRGLPCSVAFVADGQRATLLGVSQQLIGDAAFGAGGFRYCGNLLGKGLPGLPKFDRLVGHLEAILGHLTSAFHLVGVNGMDFILQGSEVYPLELNPRYTASMELVEVAYGLNIFSTHISACDGVLPLFDLRRAPEGYWGKGILFAERDAITPATDDWWERGIRDTPFPGERIRAGSPICTILGSGADRETCYRDLLKRAEELQREIYA, via the coding sequence ATGAGGATTCTTATTACCGGCGTGAGTGCCAGAGCGATAGCCGAATCTGCCTACCGGGCCGGATGGGCCGAAAAAGTCTTAACTGTTGACTACTTCGGCGACTTGGATCTGAAGCGATTGTGCGAGAACTACTCCCTGCGGCGGGACGGGCGCTCTCGCTATAGCGTGGCCCGTCTGCTCACAACCTGTGATCGATTCCGGTGGGATGCGGTTGTCTATACCGCCAATCTGGAGAACTATCCGAGCGCCGTCGAAAGGCTGGCGGCGGCGGGGCGACTCTTGGGGAATGGCCCGCGGACACTGGCTGAAGTCCGGGATCCGAAAAAATTTCTGAATTGCCTCGAGCACGCTGGTGTCACCATCCCTCGGACGGCGCTTTCGTCTCAGGCGCCCGCCCTTTCCGGAGTGGTCCTTGAGAAACCCCGGAAGGGAGGAGGAGGCCACGGGATCGCGATGGTGTCATCCGGGGTGGGCAAGAGGCGTGGTGCCTACCTGCAGGAGTACGTTCGCGGCCTCCCCTGTAGCGTTGCGTTTGTTGCCGATGGTCAGCGGGCCACTCTCTTAGGTGTCTCGCAACAACTGATTGGTGATGCCGCCTTCGGTGCGGGAGGATTCCGATACTGCGGCAACCTTCTCGGCAAAGGACTACCCGGCTTGCCCAAGTTCGATCGTCTGGTAGGCCACCTTGAGGCGATCCTCGGTCATCTCACCTCGGCCTTTCACCTGGTAGGGGTCAACGGGATGGACTTCATCCTGCAGGGGAGTGAGGTCTATCCTCTGGAACTGAACCCGCGGTACACCGCATCGATGGAGCTCGTCGAGGTGGCTTATGGACTCAACATCTTCTCCACCCACATCTCAGCGTGCGACGGCGTCCTCCCCCTGTTCGACCTCCGACGCGCGCCAGAGGGCTACTGGGGCAAAGGCATCCTCTTTGCGGAGCGGGACGCGATCACCCCGGCGACCGACGACTGGTGGGAGCGCGGCATCCGTGATACCCCCTTTCCGGGAGAGCGTATTCGAGCCGGCAGCCCGATCTGTACGATCCTCGGCAGCGGGGCCGACCGGGAGACCTGCTATCGGGATCTCCTGAAGCGGGCCGAGGAGCTTCAACGAGAGATCTACGCGTAA